From one Magnetofaba australis IT-1 genomic stretch:
- a CDS encoding heme lyase CcmF/NrfE family subunit, giving the protein MLIEIGHFAAIVAFVLTFVQIAAPIAGAKLERPAWIRVGRHAAFLVFGLLTVASLSLVYAFVEHDFSVRYVATNSSRNTPLMYLITGMWGGHEGSLLLWGWLLSMFVAVAAWIHWRPHPRSIPWVLSILGAVVCGFLMLVLFLSSPFERLIPAAPMGRDLNPLLQDPGMAFHPPFLYLGYVGFAVPYAFAMAALITGSSREEWILATRRWTLFAWAMLTTGIVFGAYWAYYELGWGGYWAWDPVENASFMPWLTGTAFLHSIMVQERRRMFKTWNLFLIITTFALSLLGTFLVRSGVLSSVHAFASDPGRGVFILIFMAVMLLFSFGLLAFRSDHLKSDVRMQGLLCKENAFLFNNLFLLVATVTVLLGTLFPLAVETFTDDKVTVGPPYFNKVFIPLMLGLLFLMAIGPLIAWRKANQRDLKHNFMIPGVLGAMAIPVGWFIGVDHPYGLLTVGLGVFVFATHFWDVYRGVMVRVRQGQGNPLLALGKMLLRNRRRYGGFIVHLGILVMCAGFIGTGLFQTEKTVMMRPGDSMQVGPWTLDFKSIGNARGPNWSAEEALIEAKKGDLTLMLHPQQRKYDRHSMTTTEAAIENFLFEDLYVILNDPVPGTDKFAIRAYRNPLVGWIWAGSLIMAFGAIVSMTQGRRLARKTKAA; this is encoded by the coding sequence ATGTTGATTGAAATCGGCCACTTTGCCGCCATTGTGGCGTTTGTCCTCACCTTCGTGCAGATCGCCGCGCCCATCGCCGGGGCCAAGCTGGAGCGCCCCGCGTGGATCCGCGTGGGCCGCCACGCCGCATTCCTGGTGTTCGGCCTGCTCACCGTCGCCAGTTTGTCGCTGGTCTACGCCTTTGTGGAGCACGACTTCTCGGTGCGCTACGTGGCCACCAACTCCTCGCGCAACACGCCGCTGATGTACCTGATCACCGGCATGTGGGGCGGCCATGAGGGCTCGCTGCTACTGTGGGGCTGGCTGCTCTCCATGTTCGTGGCGGTGGCGGCCTGGATTCACTGGCGCCCGCACCCGCGCTCCATCCCCTGGGTGCTGTCGATCCTCGGCGCGGTGGTGTGCGGCTTCCTGATGCTGGTGCTGTTCCTCTCCAGCCCGTTTGAGCGGTTGATTCCCGCCGCCCCTATGGGCCGCGATTTGAATCCCCTGCTGCAAGACCCCGGCATGGCGTTCCACCCGCCGTTCCTCTATCTGGGCTATGTGGGCTTTGCCGTGCCTTACGCCTTCGCCATGGCGGCGCTGATCACCGGCTCGTCGCGGGAGGAGTGGATTCTGGCCACCCGCCGCTGGACCCTGTTCGCCTGGGCCATGCTCACCACCGGCATCGTCTTCGGCGCCTACTGGGCCTACTATGAATTGGGCTGGGGCGGCTACTGGGCGTGGGATCCGGTGGAGAACGCCTCCTTCATGCCGTGGCTCACCGGCACCGCCTTCCTGCACTCCATCATGGTGCAGGAGCGTCGGCGCATGTTCAAAACCTGGAACCTGTTCCTCATCATCACCACCTTCGCGCTCTCCCTGCTGGGCACCTTCCTGGTGCGCTCGGGGGTGTTGTCGTCGGTGCACGCCTTCGCCTCCGACCCCGGACGCGGCGTGTTCATCCTCATCTTCATGGCGGTGATGCTGCTGTTCTCCTTCGGCCTGCTGGCGTTCCGCTCCGATCACCTCAAGAGCGACGTGCGCATGCAGGGTCTGTTGTGCAAGGAGAACGCATTCCTGTTCAATAACCTGTTCCTGCTGGTGGCCACCGTCACCGTGCTGCTGGGCACGCTGTTCCCGCTGGCGGTGGAGACCTTCACCGACGATAAGGTCACCGTCGGCCCCCCCTACTTCAACAAGGTGTTCATTCCGTTGATGCTGGGGCTGCTGTTCCTCATGGCCATTGGCCCGCTGATCGCCTGGCGTAAGGCCAATCAGCGCGATCTGAAGCACAACTTCATGATCCCCGGCGTGTTGGGCGCCATGGCCATCCCGGTGGGCTGGTTCATCGGCGTGGATCACCCTTACGGCCTGCTCACGGTGGGCCTGGGCGTATTCGTCTTCGCCACCCACTTCTGGGACGTCTATCGCGGGGTGATGGTGCGGGTGCGTCAGGGTCAGGGCAATCCGCTGCTGGCGCTGGGCAAGATGCTGCTGCGCAACCGCCGTCGTTATGGCGGCTTCATCGTGCATCTGGGCATTTTGGTGATGTGCGCGGGCTTTATCGGCACCGGTCTGTTCCAGACCGAAAAGACGGTGATGATGCGTCCGGGCGACTCCATGCAGGTGGGGCCGTGGACGTTGGATTTCAAATCCATTGGCAATGCGCGCGGCCCCAACTGGTCGGCGGAAGAGGCGCTCATCGAGGCCAAGAAGGGCGATTTGACCCTGATGTTGCATCCGCAGCAGCGCAAGTATGATCGTCACAGCATGACCACCACGGAAGCGGCCATCGAGAACTTCCTGTTTGAGGATCTGTATGTCATTCTCAACGACCCGGTGCCGGGCACGGACAAGTTTGCGATTCGCGCCTATCGCAACCCGTTGGTGGGGTGGATCTGGGCGGGGTCGTTGATCATGGCGTTTGGCGCCATTGTCTCCATGACCCAGGGGCGGAGATTGGCAAGAAAGACAAAAGCAGCCTAA
- the ccmE gene encoding cytochrome c maturation protein CcmE encodes MASKNKKPLMLVATVVVVGGALLALVFTSFTDSLVYFHTPTEIAQKPQLAGKKVRIGGMVQTGTLMETPGTMKIAFEVTDGDKRLQVKYDGIKPDLFREGQGVVVEGIYRPGQTFEADTILAKHSEDYMPVEMSQEGIENSRKNILKSMQ; translated from the coding sequence ATGGCCAGTAAGAATAAAAAGCCCCTGATGTTGGTGGCCACCGTGGTGGTGGTGGGCGGCGCCCTGTTGGCGCTGGTGTTCACCTCGTTTACCGATTCGCTGGTCTACTTCCACACTCCCACCGAGATCGCGCAGAAGCCGCAGTTGGCGGGCAAGAAGGTGCGCATTGGCGGCATGGTGCAGACCGGCACCCTGATGGAGACCCCGGGCACCATGAAGATCGCCTTTGAAGTCACCGATGGCGACAAGCGCCTGCAGGTGAAGTACGACGGCATCAAGCCGGATCTGTTCCGCGAGGGTCAGGGCGTGGTGGTGGAGGGGATTTATCGTCCGGGCCAGACCTTCGAGGCCGACACCATTCTGGCCAAGCACTCCGAGGACTACATGCCGGTGGAGATGTCCCAGGAGGGCATCGAAAACTCGCGTAAGAACATCTTGAAGTCCATGCAGTAA
- a CDS encoding heme exporter protein CcmD — translation MHEMPSYIQYVVAVYAIATVVYGGFTLMTQRQLKRLQQRLAEEQERGHGQ, via the coding sequence ATGCATGAGATGCCCAGCTATATCCAATATGTGGTGGCGGTATACGCCATCGCCACCGTCGTTTATGGCGGCTTTACCCTGATGACCCAACGCCAGCTCAAGCGTCTGCAGCAGCGTCTGGCGGAAGAACAGGAGCGCGGCCATGGCCAGTAA
- the ccmC gene encoding heme ABC transporter permease CcmC — protein MNFLTARVDLIQRLLGLAALGTLLIGLGLVFTAPVDFQQGDSVRILYAHVSSAKMALLCYVALTICAIGVLWKKSEGADAAMEALAVVGACFTAVTLVTGAIWGKPMWGTWWAWDARLTSMLVLLIIYVGLVALRSSLDNPQKAAKATAVLAIIGAVDLPIIHFSVVWWRTLHQPAMFKGNGMITMAPEMRLPLAVMAIAFILMGAYMTLIKTRAIRAQRRLDALEDEALALEAESDHA, from the coding sequence GTGAACTTTCTGACTGCCCGCGTGGATCTGATACAGAGACTGCTGGGACTGGCGGCGCTGGGAACCCTGTTGATCGGCCTGGGGCTGGTCTTCACCGCCCCCGTTGATTTCCAGCAAGGGGACTCGGTGCGCATTCTGTACGCCCACGTCTCCTCAGCCAAAATGGCGCTGCTGTGCTATGTGGCGCTGACCATCTGCGCCATCGGCGTGTTGTGGAAGAAGTCCGAAGGCGCCGATGCGGCCATGGAGGCGTTGGCGGTGGTGGGGGCCTGCTTTACCGCCGTCACCCTGGTCACCGGGGCGATCTGGGGCAAACCCATGTGGGGCACCTGGTGGGCGTGGGACGCGCGCCTGACCTCCATGCTGGTGCTGCTGATCATCTATGTGGGCCTGGTGGCCCTGCGCAGCTCCCTGGACAACCCGCAAAAGGCCGCCAAGGCCACCGCCGTGCTGGCCATCATCGGCGCGGTGGATCTGCCCATCATCCACTTCTCGGTGGTGTGGTGGCGCACCCTGCACCAACCGGCCATGTTCAAGGGCAATGGCATGATCACCATGGCCCCGGAGATGCGTCTGCCCCTGGCGGTGATGGCCATCGCCTTCATCCTGATGGGCGCCTATATGACCTTGATCAAAACCCGCGCCATCCGCGCCCAGCGCCGTCTGGACGCGCTGGAGGACGAGGCCCTGGCGCTGGAGGCGGAGAGCGACCATGCATGA
- a CDS encoding heme exporter protein CcmB has product MLRAAYRIAWKDVVGDLRRRATLSSMLFFSLSVLVIFQAGLEPNRSEALKLMPGLLWITLLFTSLVGLGRVFQAEEEDGALEGLLLSPMPRGVIFLGKWLGNLVLTALVALLLLPLMLILLNVDAWGALHLIIGVVLLGILGLTGLGVLLAAMTQAARARETLLALLLIPLVSPLLIAAVQATNGVLGLTTEIAAWIRLMLVFDVVYLAMAPWAFGWFVED; this is encoded by the coding sequence GTGCTAAGAGCCGCCTACCGCATCGCCTGGAAGGACGTGGTGGGGGATCTGCGCCGCCGCGCCACGCTGTCGTCGATGCTGTTCTTTTCGTTATCCGTGCTGGTGATCTTCCAGGCGGGCCTTGAGCCCAACCGCAGCGAAGCGCTGAAATTGATGCCCGGGCTGCTGTGGATCACCCTGCTGTTCACCTCCCTGGTGGGGCTGGGTCGGGTGTTCCAGGCCGAAGAGGAGGATGGCGCGCTGGAGGGGCTGCTGCTCTCGCCCATGCCGCGCGGGGTGATCTTTCTGGGCAAATGGTTGGGCAATCTGGTCTTGACCGCGCTGGTGGCGCTGCTATTGTTGCCGCTCATGCTCATTCTATTGAACGTGGACGCCTGGGGCGCGCTGCACCTGATCATCGGCGTGGTGCTGCTGGGCATCCTCGGGCTTACCGGGTTGGGGGTGCTGCTGGCGGCCATGACCCAGGCGGCGCGCGCGCGCGAAACCCTATTGGCCCTGCTGCTGATTCCGCTGGTCTCGCCGCTGCTCATCGCCGCGGTGCAAGCCACCAACGGCGTTTTGGGTCTGACGACGGAAATCGCCGCGTGGATCCGTTTGATGCTGGTATTTGACGTCGTTTATTTAGCCATGGCGCCGTGGGCGTTCGGCTGGTTCGTGGAGGATTAA
- the ccmA gene encoding heme ABC exporter ATP-binding protein CcmA, with product MVRLQVQGIHYGFGRQKVLNGVDLQAAEGECVALFGDNGAGKSTLLSILATRYKPHKGAYLLNGTDVLKQGEYARENLIFIGHHTHLYGHLSPMENLRFSADLRGLRPSDKALRKIIDEVGLGRFAHRPAKGFSAGMRKRLALGRALLFHPALLLLDEPYSALDSKGVAWLNRLLASYLEHGGTLILASHDPERVAALPNRAVRMTGGKLIAESKHADDPVEETQPC from the coding sequence ATGGTCCGCCTGCAAGTTCAGGGAATCCATTACGGTTTTGGCCGTCAGAAGGTGCTTAACGGGGTCGATTTGCAGGCCGCCGAAGGCGAATGCGTGGCCCTGTTCGGCGATAACGGCGCGGGCAAATCCACCCTGCTGTCGATCCTGGCCACCCGCTATAAACCCCATAAGGGCGCGTATCTGCTCAACGGAACCGACGTCCTCAAGCAGGGCGAGTACGCCCGTGAGAACCTGATCTTCATCGGCCACCACACCCATCTGTACGGCCATCTGTCGCCGATGGAGAACCTGCGCTTCTCCGCCGACCTGCGCGGTTTGCGCCCGTCGGACAAGGCGCTGCGCAAGATCATTGACGAGGTGGGACTGGGCCGCTTCGCCCATCGCCCGGCCAAAGGGTTTTCCGCCGGCATGCGCAAACGTCTGGCGCTGGGCCGCGCGCTGCTGTTCCACCCGGCGCTGCTGCTGCTGGACGAACCCTATTCAGCGCTGGATTCCAAAGGGGTGGCGTGGCTCAATCGGCTGCTGGCCAGCTATCTGGAGCACGGCGGCACGTTGATTCTGGCCAGCCACGACCCCGAACGGGTGGCGGCGCTGCCCAACCGCGCAGTGCGCATGACCGGCGGCAAACTGATTGCCGAGAGCAAACACGCCGACGATCCGGTGGAGGAGACCCAACCGTGCTAA
- a CDS encoding polymorphic toxin type 44 domain-containing protein: METTRQGSDLSWINNVRDNGEWDFKNSDPKNHSWAQRERAGNINYGATCVAAGYAPATCLRAGGVFQGAMDLVRGKGWYPNSSGRPWDQNPESCYGEPDDDCKQVIEGIRYGQEVARRRRLGQ, translated from the coding sequence ATGGAAACAACACGTCAAGGTAGTGATCTGAGTTGGATCAACAATGTGCGGGATAACGGAGAATGGGATTTTAAGAACAGTGATCCAAAAAATCACTCTTGGGCGCAACGAGAGCGAGCGGGTAACATAAATTATGGAGCGACATGCGTTGCTGCCGGTTATGCCCCGGCGACGTGTTTGAGAGCAGGTGGTGTGTTCCAGGGGGCTATGGACTTGGTGCGTGGCAAGGGGTGGTATCCCAATAGTTCAGGCAGGCCCTGGGACCAAAATCCTGAGAGCTGTTATGGAGAGCCCGATGATGACTGCAAGCAGGTGATCGAGGGCATCCGCTATGGCCAAGAGGTTGCTCGGAGGAGGCGACTCGGCCAGTAA
- the def gene encoding peptide deformylase, whose protein sequence is MAVLDILIYPDERLRRDCADVTDFADPAFQQFIDDLIETMEAGPGSCGLAAPQVDNPIRAAVVDMGLLRKPPPDHHGRMVMCNPEILEWDGMETAREGCMSLPDYTGNVMRAVTCTVQYQERDGSEHVVKFEGFEARAVQHEMDHLDGRLFIDRLVSRKSDLFQRKSYQKKKKGS, encoded by the coding sequence ATGGCCGTTCTCGACATCCTCATTTATCCCGACGAGCGCCTGCGCCGCGACTGCGCAGACGTCACCGATTTCGCCGATCCCGCATTTCAGCAATTCATCGATGATCTGATCGAAACCATGGAGGCGGGGCCGGGCAGTTGCGGGTTGGCGGCGCCCCAGGTGGATAATCCCATTCGCGCGGCGGTGGTGGATATGGGGCTGCTGCGCAAGCCGCCGCCGGATCACCATGGGCGCATGGTGATGTGCAACCCGGAGATTCTGGAGTGGGACGGCATGGAGACGGCGCGGGAGGGGTGCATGTCGCTGCCGGACTATACCGGCAACGTGATGCGCGCGGTGACCTGCACGGTGCAGTATCAGGAGCGCGACGGCTCGGAGCATGTGGTGAAGTTTGAGGGCTTCGAGGCGCGCGCGGTGCAGCACGAGATGGACCATCTGGATGGCAGGCTGTTCATTGATCGGCTGGTGTCGAGAAAGTCCGACCTGTTCCAGCGCAAGAGTTACCAGAAGAAGAAAAAAGGGTCCTAG
- a CDS encoding PLP-dependent aminotransferase family protein has translation MDISTNTDLDRDATPRYRQLADHILAGIDDGTYAPGDKLPSVRRLQRRLNLSAATVTSAYLTLEREGVVEARPRSGYFVARLEAKSKPPRRETLPTTPSRIAISPMARTVEASALDNRLAPLGAAVLDSSFLPIEQMAKNTRLLARTEMADALSYGPPNGARRLRRELARSQWGFPDPPGMEEIILTNGCMEAVSLCLRATTRPGDAVAVESPVFFGFLQMIENLGLYAMEVPTDPVTGMDPDGLARVLQDDRVRAVLTIPSFQNPTGALMPIENRQRICQMVTKRRIPLIEDNIYGDLHYGETRLPPIKHWDRDGWVLYCSSFSKTVGPGLRVGVTIPGPRFAERVTALKMGSTLTSAQFTQLALANFLEDGGYQRHLRKLRVALQENMRQLRQSIARHFPQGVRMTDPKGGFILWVELPAGGDGVSLYEAAVGEGIAIVPGSVCSPSGSWRRCIRVSAGSPWSERLENAVARLGELARGG, from the coding sequence ATGGACATTTCGACCAATACAGATTTGGACCGCGACGCCACGCCGCGCTATCGCCAACTGGCCGATCACATTCTGGCGGGCATCGATGACGGAACCTATGCCCCCGGCGACAAGCTCCCCTCGGTGCGCAGGCTGCAACGCCGCTTGAACCTCAGCGCCGCCACCGTCACCAGCGCCTATCTCACCTTGGAGCGCGAAGGCGTGGTGGAGGCGCGACCACGCTCGGGCTACTTCGTGGCGCGGCTGGAGGCCAAGAGCAAACCACCGCGCCGCGAAACGCTGCCCACCACCCCGTCACGCATCGCCATCAGCCCCATGGCGCGCACGGTGGAAGCCAGCGCGCTGGATAACCGGCTGGCCCCGTTGGGCGCGGCGGTGTTGGACAGCAGCTTTCTGCCCATTGAACAGATGGCCAAAAACACCCGCCTGCTGGCGCGCACCGAGATGGCCGACGCCCTCTCCTACGGCCCGCCCAACGGCGCGCGGCGTCTGCGCCGGGAGTTGGCGCGCAGCCAATGGGGCTTCCCCGACCCGCCGGGCATGGAGGAGATCATCCTCACCAACGGCTGCATGGAGGCGGTGAGCCTCTGCCTGCGCGCCACCACCCGTCCGGGGGATGCGGTGGCGGTGGAGTCGCCGGTGTTCTTCGGCTTTCTGCAGATGATCGAGAACCTCGGCCTCTACGCCATGGAGGTTCCCACCGATCCGGTCACCGGCATGGATCCTGACGGCCTTGCCCGCGTGCTGCAGGATGATCGCGTGCGCGCCGTGCTCACCATCCCCTCGTTCCAGAACCCCACCGGCGCCTTGATGCCCATCGAGAACCGCCAGCGCATCTGCCAGATGGTCACCAAACGCCGCATTCCCCTCATCGAGGACAATATCTACGGCGACCTGCACTATGGCGAAACCCGTCTGCCCCCCATCAAACATTGGGATCGCGACGGCTGGGTACTCTATTGCTCCTCCTTCTCCAAAACCGTTGGCCCCGGTCTGCGCGTGGGCGTCACCATCCCCGGTCCCCGTTTCGCCGAGCGCGTTACCGCGTTGAAGATGGGCAGCACCCTCACCTCCGCCCAATTCACCCAACTCGCCCTGGCCAATTTTCTCGAAGATGGCGGCTATCAGCGCCATCTGCGCAAACTGCGCGTCGCCCTGCAGGAGAACATGCGTCAGCTCCGCCAGAGCATCGCCCGGCACTTTCCCCAAGGGGTGCGTATGACCGATCCCAAAGGGGGATTCATTCTGTGGGTGGAGTTGCCCGCCGGGGGCGATGGGGTGTCGCTCTACGAAGCTGCGGTGGGCGAAGGCATCGCCATTGTGCCCGGCAGCGTCTGCTCCCCCTCCGGCAGTTGGCGGCGCTGCATTCGAGTCAGCGCCGGATCGCCCTGGAGTGAACGGTTGGAAAACGCCGTGGCGCGTTTGGGGGAGCTGGCTCGGGGGGGATGA
- a CDS encoding GNAT family N-acetyltransferase → MRESVTVTLAQDEGQIAACFPLMRQLRPELEASEFVATCRQLMQEQGYRLLLARAGETILGVAGYRLGRNLAWGRHLYVDDLAVASESRGEGVGRALMNELRRLAREAACGQLHLDCGLQRSGAHRFYKRIGLTGVAQHYVEMLDTAGV, encoded by the coding sequence ATGAGAGAATCCGTCACTGTCACGTTGGCGCAGGATGAGGGGCAAATCGCCGCCTGTTTTCCTCTGATGCGCCAGTTGCGCCCGGAGTTGGAGGCGTCCGAGTTTGTCGCCACCTGCCGCCAATTGATGCAAGAGCAGGGCTATCGCCTGTTGCTGGCGCGCGCGGGTGAGACCATTCTCGGCGTGGCCGGGTATCGCCTGGGGCGCAATCTGGCGTGGGGGCGACATCTCTACGTGGATGATCTGGCGGTGGCGTCGGAGTCGCGTGGCGAAGGCGTCGGCCGCGCGCTGATGAACGAACTGCGTCGATTGGCGCGGGAGGCGGCGTGTGGCCAGTTGCATCTGGATTGCGGCTTGCAACGATCCGGCGCGCACCGCTTCTACAAGCGCATCGGTTTGACCGGTGTGGCGCAACACTATGTGGAGATGCTGGATACGGCAGGCGTCTGA
- a CDS encoding glutamine amidotransferase-related protein, which yields MEIGYLEAGYAPDVLARKHGDYPTLFRNLFAGEDETIRFTPYRLQDGEFPPSVESADAYLICGSDNSVYENLPWMLQTQAFIRQLHESKRKLIGICFGHQLIAQALGGCVGQAPTGWGMGIKRIEVTQRRAWMIPELDAIHLGHSHRDQAVRLPPEAEVVGGNDHCPAGVVTVGDHILTFQGHPEYPRAYSGDILDLYDARVEGGLPVEVKRQAQDSLEMEPDNAVVARWLVNFLRH from the coding sequence ATGGAGATTGGTTATCTGGAGGCGGGCTACGCCCCGGACGTTTTGGCGCGCAAGCATGGAGACTATCCTACTCTGTTCAGGAACCTGTTTGCGGGCGAGGATGAGACGATTCGCTTCACCCCGTACCGGCTCCAGGATGGCGAATTTCCCCCTTCGGTGGAATCGGCGGACGCCTATTTGATCTGCGGCTCGGACAATTCGGTATATGAAAACCTGCCCTGGATGCTGCAGACCCAGGCGTTCATTCGCCAACTCCATGAGTCCAAGCGCAAGCTGATCGGCATCTGCTTCGGCCATCAACTCATCGCCCAGGCGTTGGGCGGCTGCGTCGGTCAGGCCCCGACCGGCTGGGGCATGGGAATTAAGCGCATCGAAGTGACGCAGCGTCGGGCGTGGATGATCCCGGAGTTGGATGCGATCCATCTGGGGCACTCCCATCGGGATCAGGCTGTGCGTCTGCCCCCGGAGGCGGAGGTTGTGGGGGGCAATGATCACTGCCCGGCGGGGGTCGTCACGGTGGGGGATCATATTCTCACCTTCCAGGGCCACCCTGAATATCCCCGGGCCTATAGCGGCGACATTCTCGACCTGTATGACGCCCGGGTAGAGGGGGGCTTGCCCGTCGAGGTGAAGCGGCAGGCGCAGGACTCCCTGGAGATGGAGCCGGACAATGCCGTCGTGGCGCGCTGGCTGGTGAATTTCCTGCGCCATTGA
- a CDS encoding class I SAM-dependent methyltransferase: protein MDDQARKEMLRKGFNAASAGYDRPALRFFHHSACHHADIIDLPPHARVLDLATGTGALALELAKRLPEGEVVGIDLSDGMLAQAQAKAEALGIRNARFEAMDMTALSFPDDHFDAITCAFGVFFVEDMAGLLRGAARVLKPGGRLCFSSFQPDLFHPMADLFMTRIEQYGIAIPPMTWRRVDDADKVTALLAEAGLNQPQAHLRDVSYSLEHSDHWWEIVWYAGYRGLAAQLAPDALERFKAEHLAEVGALADAQGALHLPIGALYGYAINNHVS, encoded by the coding sequence ATGGACGATCAAGCGCGTAAAGAGATGTTGCGCAAAGGCTTTAACGCCGCAAGCGCAGGCTACGACCGCCCCGCATTGCGCTTCTTCCACCACAGCGCCTGCCACCACGCCGACATTATCGACCTGCCGCCTCACGCCCGCGTGCTGGATCTGGCCACTGGTACTGGCGCCCTGGCGTTGGAGCTGGCCAAACGCCTGCCCGAGGGCGAAGTGGTGGGCATCGACCTCTCCGACGGCATGCTGGCCCAGGCGCAAGCCAAAGCCGAAGCCCTCGGCATACGCAACGCGCGCTTCGAAGCCATGGACATGACCGCGCTCAGCTTTCCCGATGACCACTTCGACGCCATCACCTGCGCCTTCGGCGTCTTCTTCGTGGAGGATATGGCGGGGTTGTTGCGCGGGGCGGCGCGCGTGCTGAAACCGGGCGGGCGGCTCTGCTTCAGCAGCTTCCAGCCGGACCTGTTCCATCCCATGGCCGATCTGTTCATGACCCGCATCGAACAGTACGGCATCGCCATTCCGCCCATGACCTGGCGGAGGGTGGACGATGCGGACAAGGTGACCGCGCTGCTGGCGGAGGCGGGCTTGAATCAGCCCCAGGCGCACCTGCGCGATGTGAGTTACAGCCTGGAGCACTCGGACCACTGGTGGGAGATTGTGTGGTATGCGGGCTATCGCGGACTGGCGGCGCAGTTGGCGCCGGACGCGCTGGAACGCTTCAAGGCCGAGCATCTGGCCGAGGTCGGCGCACTGGCCGACGCCCAGGGCGCGCTGCATCTGCCCATCGGCGCGCTGTATGGCTACGCCATCAACAATCACGTCTCATAG
- a CDS encoding Dabb family protein, whose protein sequence is MIHHYVFWEIQGEGEEKIANVRTIKHALESMGHIPGVLSLEVSLNAKVDALSKEIDLMLYTTHVDWADLEAYQAHSEHKKVIEIVRPRRKNRWAVDYET, encoded by the coding sequence ATGATCCATCACTATGTGTTTTGGGAGATTCAGGGCGAAGGTGAGGAGAAGATCGCCAATGTGCGGACCATCAAGCACGCACTGGAGAGTATGGGTCATATCCCCGGCGTGCTGTCGCTGGAGGTGTCCCTCAACGCCAAAGTGGACGCGCTCTCCAAAGAGATCGACCTGATGCTGTACACCACCCATGTGGACTGGGCGGACCTGGAGGCGTACCAGGCCCACTCAGAACACAAGAAGGTGATTGAGATCGTGCGCCCGCGGCGCAAAAACCGCTGGGCGGTGGACTATGAGACGTGA